A window from Candidatus Latescibacterota bacterium encodes these proteins:
- a CDS encoding DUF2493 domain-containing protein, with protein MRIAVVGSRNYKKRRIVEFTLSRLFAEGDELISGGAAGVDTWAADWADEHGYESTIFKAEWDLYGKAAGMLRNTDIVTSCDILIAFWDGKSKGTMDSYKKAQKQKKVTMLCVWKDDEGTSV; from the coding sequence ATGCGAATAGCGGTTGTAGGCTCTAGAAACTACAAAAAGAGACGAATAGTTGAGTTTACATTGAGTCGATTGTTTGCGGAAGGAGATGAGCTGATTTCTGGAGGCGCAGCTGGTGTAGACACATGGGCAGCAGACTGGGCCGATGAACACGGATACGAATCGACTATCTTCAAGGCTGAGTGGGATCTATACGGAAAAGCGGCCGGCATGCTCCGAAATACCGACATAGTCACAAGTTGCGACATCCTTATAGCTTTTTGGGATGGGAAATCGAAGGGAACTATGGATAGCTACAAGAAGGCACAAAAACAGAAAAAGGTAACCATGCTTTGTGTTTGGAAGGATGATGAAGGAACGAGTGTGTGA
- a CDS encoding AAA family ATPase — protein MNKLILTVGLPRSGKSTWAKETGFPVVSPDAIRLALHGQRFETLAEPMVWAITKIMVRALFLTGSTTVVLDSTNTTKKRRNTWLSKDWEIAYEVFTTSAEECKRRARMTAQDDLCPIIDMMATNWDGELTVNNATCTIELK, from the coding sequence ATGAACAAGCTAATTCTGACGGTAGGGCTGCCTAGAAGTGGTAAATCCACTTGGGCCAAGGAGACAGGATTTCCAGTTGTATCTCCTGACGCCATCCGCCTGGCATTACACGGCCAGCGGTTCGAGACGCTAGCAGAACCTATGGTTTGGGCTATTACGAAAATTATGGTTAGGGCGTTGTTCTTGACAGGCAGTACTACCGTTGTACTAGATTCCACGAATACGACTAAGAAACGACGTAATACTTGGTTAAGCAAGGACTGGGAGATAGCTTATGAAGTTTTTACTACTAGTGCTGAGGAATGCAAACGTCGTGCGAGAATGACAGCTCAGGATGACTTGTGCCCGATTATTGACATGATGGCTACAAATTGGGACGGGGAGCTTACAGTCAACAATGCCACTTGTACAATAGAATTGAAATAA
- a CDS encoding nucleoside 2-deoxyribosyltransferase domain-containing protein, with protein sequence MAHTVYLAGGMRTGWQDQVINAAPDLDYKDPRTHGLRKEKEYTEWDLNAIDESTIMFAFLEADNPSGAGLALEIGYAKAQGKYIIFVCEAQHPHYRYFGMSRMCANRVYDYLEDGVEFLRTFQTFPRDASDPDNYYGRSRD encoded by the coding sequence ATGGCTCATACAGTATATTTGGCGGGTGGGATGAGAACCGGCTGGCAGGATCAGGTCATAAATGCAGCACCAGACCTGGACTATAAAGACCCTCGGACTCATGGGTTACGAAAAGAGAAGGAATACACAGAGTGGGACCTTAACGCTATTGATGAGTCGACCATCATGTTCGCATTCCTAGAGGCTGATAACCCGAGCGGCGCCGGACTGGCGTTAGAGATAGGTTATGCAAAAGCCCAAGGGAAGTATATCATCTTTGTGTGCGAAGCCCAGCATCCACATTATCGGTATTTTGGGATGTCTCGTATGTGTGCAAATAGGGTGTATGACTATCTAGAAGATGGTGTTGAGTTTCTAAGAACGTTCCAGACGTTTCCACGAGACGCTTCAGATCCAGACAACTATTATGGGAGGTCGCGTGACTGA